GGAGCCTCGCCTTCATGCCGCGATGGCTGCCGGCAGGATCGGCGCCGTGGCCTCGAACTTCACCCCGCCCTTCAGGCAGAAGGCGGGCTGCAGCAGCCGCTCGGCGATGACTTCCGTGCCTTCGTTGTCGGCCATCTTGAACCGCCCCCGCAGGTCATCCAGCACCGAGATGTCGGCGACCGAGCCGATGCGCAGCGTGCCGATGCCGTCATCCAGGCGCAGCATGGCGGCGGGCCCGGTGGTGACCATCGGCACCACCTTCTCGAAGGGCACGCCCAGGGCGATGAGCTCGCTCATGGCCAGCGTGAGCGAGAAGCGCGCCTTGCCGGTGAAGGGGTGGTCCTCCTCCGGGTCCGAGTGGTTGGCGGGCGTTCCGGGCGGGGCCGGGATGCGGGTGTTGTAGCCATGCATGTCGGCGCCGAGCGTGTCCGGCATGATCCCGGCATCGAGGCTGATGCGCGCCATCTTGAAGGAGAAGTGGGAGCCATGGCCCACATCCACCTTGAGGCCGGCGTCCAGCGCCGCCTGGACCATGCCATGCACCTTGCCGGTGCGCCGGTCCACGAAGCCGCCGGGGTGGCGGGTGAAGGGGTGGGCCAGGATGTCGCCGGGGCGGAGCAGGGGGATGACGAGCGGCAGGATCTCGTCCGGGTCCACGCCATTGTTGCCGGTCTCGGGCGTGGGCCAGAGCTGGCCGAAATGGCAATAGACGGGGAGGTCCGCCTCGCGGCCGATCTGCGCGGCCTTCTTCAGCACTTCCAGGCCATAGCGCGCCATGTTGCCGATCTCGGCATGGGCCTTCACGCCCTTCACGACATCGGGGTTGGCGCGGGCGGCCTTCACCGTCGCGTCCACATCCACATGCTCGGGGCCGTAGAGCGTGGGGTAGTAATGGCCTTCCAGGCCGCCCACGACATAGGCGCTGATGAAGCTGAAGACACGCGAATGAGCCGGCTTCACGATGAATTCGCGGAAGCCCGGGAAGGTCATGCAGGAGGCGCC
This region of Sediminicoccus rosea genomic DNA includes:
- a CDS encoding amidohydrolase/deacetylase family metallohydrolase, with the protein product MQHDILLKGGRVVCPASGLDGIMDVAVTNGRIAAIQPEILASSAREVISVKDKIVLPGMVDTHAHIYTYVSGRFGLPADMAGVHSGVTSLVDQGGASCMTFPGFREFIVKPAHSRVFSFISAYVVGGLEGHYYPTLYGPEHVDVDATVKAARANPDVVKGVKAHAEIGNMARYGLEVLKKAAQIGREADLPVYCHFGQLWPTPETGNNGVDPDEILPLVIPLLRPGDILAHPFTRHPGGFVDRRTGKVHGMVQAALDAGLKVDVGHGSHFSFKMARISLDAGIMPDTLGADMHGYNTRIPAPPGTPANHSDPEEDHPFTGKARFSLTLAMSELIALGVPFEKVVPMVTTGPAAMLRLDDGIGTLRIGSVADISVLDDLRGRFKMADNEGTEVIAERLLQPAFCLKGGVKFEATAPILPAAIAA